A single window of Nicotiana sylvestris chromosome 3, ASM39365v2, whole genome shotgun sequence DNA harbors:
- the LOC138888315 gene encoding uncharacterized protein: MGVMRFEKKGKLSPRYIDPFEVLERIEEMAYKLALSPNLSSVHIVFHVSFLRKHFGNPSHVLDFNTVQLDGDLTYDVAGGHFGSVVRKLRSKNTASVKVQWRGQPVKKAVVLHKRAFFKSQADLARCKAELKKTLK; this comes from the exons atgggtgttatgagattcgagaagaagggcaagttgagtcctcggtatATTGACCCTTTTGAGGTACTTGAGAGGATTGAAGAGAtggcttacaagcttgcattGTCGCCTAATCTGTCTAGTGTTCATATAGTGTTTCATGTTTCCTTTCTCCGGAAGCATTTTggcaatccgtctcatgttttggacttcaacacGGTTCAGCTAGATGgggatttaacttatgatgtggccggtggccattttggatcggtagttcggaagttgaggtcaaagaacacagcttcagtgaaagtacaatggagaggtcagccagtcaagaag GCTGTGGTGCTCCATAAAAGGGCATTTTTCAAGTCCCAAGCTGATCTTGCTCGATGCAAGGCTGAGCTTAAGAAGACTTTGAAGTAG